A region of the Cyanobium usitatum str. Tous genome:
GGGCCAGATCAAAGCTGCCTGCCTCGCTGGCTATCTGGGCGTGGAGCACCACCTGCAGCAGCAGGTCGCCCAGTTCCTCCGCCAGGTGCTGGTCGTCGCCCGAGCGGATCGCATCGGCCACCTCGTGGGCCTCCTCCAACACGTAGGGCACCAGGGAGGCGTGGGTTTGCGCCAGATCCCAGGGGCAGCCGCCCTCGGGGTCGCGCAGGCGAGCCACCACGGCGATTAGTTCAGCTAGGACCTCAAGGTGCGGCGGAATTTGGGGGCTCATCGGCGGTGGCGACGCAGCAGGCGGGGCAGGCGCGGCATCGGGTCGCCATCTTGGATCAGGTGCAGCCAGCTGCTGGCCTCCAGGCCCACCAGGGCTGCCAGCAGCAGCGGACGCTGGCCCTGCCAGAGCGCCTGGGCGGTGGACAGGAGCTGCTGGGGTGGCGGCCCCCCGAGGGGTTGCAGCAGCAAGCAGCTCAGCAGCAGCAGCGCCGCCAGGTAGGCCAGGCGCCCGCTGGTGCCCAGCAGGGGACTGTGGGAGAGCAGGGAGCGATGGCGCAGCAGGTTGCGGTAGGGCCACCAGAGCAGCCGCAACGGTCCCCAGCGGCGGGTGGGGTTGGAGCGGGTGTCAAGGTCGGGGGAGAGCAGCAGGCCGCCCAGCAGAAAGCTCAGGCCGGCCACGCTCACCCCCGCCAACCCCAGCCAGGGCCACCACAGCAGCCCAAAGGGCAGGCTTAGGAGCCAGGTGGCTCGGTCGTGGCTGCGGCCGCTGGCCATCGATCAGCGCCCGGGTGGGCCGATGGGCCGCAGCCGCTCACCGCTGCCATCGCCCGTTCGCCAGCGCCGGTTGATCCAGTAGTACTGCTCCGGATAGGCCTGGATCAGGGGTTCGTGCCAGCGGGCTACGGCGGCAAGCTGGTCGCTTAGGGCGGCGGCACCCTGGCCGGGCCACAGCGGTGCGCCAAAGATCAGCCGAAAGCGGCCGTTGTCTTCCCGCACCTGGGCCACGGGAAATAGGGGGCAACCCGATTTCTGCGCAAGGGCCGCTGGCCCTTTGACGAAGTTGGTGCTCAGGCCGAGGAAGTCGACCTGCACTTCGCTGCTGCGGCTGTAGAGGTCGGTCATCACAACGAGGCTGCCGCCGCGATGCAGGCAGCGCAACATCGATCTGGCATCGGTCTGGGGTATCCAGTGGCAGAAGCTGTTGGCCTGACGGGCCCGGTTGAGCAGCACGTCGCTGTAGGGGTTACGGGCGGGGCGATACACGACAGACGGGGTGTCCAGCTGTTCGCTCAGCCAGCGCAGCCCCAGATCCCAGCAACCCAGGTGCAGCGATCCCACGATCACCCCCTGGCCCTGGCGATGCAGCCGCAACAGTTCCTCGAGCCCCTCCCCCTCGGCGCTGATCAAGGAGGCGTCAACCGGTTGGATGATCGATTCGAGGCAGGAGAGAAAAAAGCTGTTGATCGACTGCTCGGCGATGGCCTCACGCTGGCCCTGGCTGAGCTGCTCGCCATAGACCCTCCTTAGGTTGGCGATCGCCGTGGTGTGGCGGCGCCCCAGCCAGGGCCTAGCTAGCCGGTGGGCTTGGCCAATGCCGCGGCCCATGGTGCGGTGGGAGCGCCCCCGCAGCGCCAGCAGCAGCAGCCGCACCCCGAGGGCCTCCAGTTGCCAGCGCAGCTTGCGTCGAATTGGGACCTGGGCCATAGGGTGTATTTTGCCTATGGCGCGCGATTAGCTCAGCGGTAGAGCGCCTGCCTTACAAGCAGGATGTCGCTGGTTCGAACCCGGCATCGCGCATTTCTGGGGGCGCTCCTGGAGGGCGTCAGCCCTCTGGGAACAGCAGGCTGGCGAGCTCGTCGGCATCTACGTCGTAGACACGGGCGAGGCTGGTTTCGATGGCGCTGGTCACTTCGCCGGGCAGAAAGCGCATGGCGTTGAGGGCGTCGTCAGCGATCTCGTCGGTGAGCAGGGTTTCTTCGCCGTCGAGCTTTTCGTCGTTGATCACTGCCATTACCCAGCTCTGGTAGGCGTACACGAGATCGCTGAACTCCAAATCGGGGTCGTTGAAGTCGAGGGCCATGGGTGCGGCAGTCACATGCCTGTGCAGTCTGCCGGCAGCTGGGCAGGATGACAGGCATGAATGCCATCAACCTGCAGGCAACCCTGTTTGATTTCGCCATTGGCGAGCTGGTGCGGCAGCACCGTGAGAGCTTTCAGCCGCTCTGGAGCGCTGAAAGCTGGGCCAAGCTGCTGATCTGGTTGGCGCTCAATTGCGGCTGCAGCGGCGAGCGTGAGTCGCTGGAGGCCTATGCCGAGGCGCTGGGGCCCGGGCTCACCGGGCGCATGCGGCGAATTTTCTTTGAGCGCGAGCTGGAGGATTTGGAGCTGCGGGTGCTGGCCGATCCCGCCGAGCCCCAGGTGTTGGTGCTGCCCCTAGGGCCCGCGGCCCCCCTGGATCATGGTCGGGTGGCGGCGGCTCTGGAGCGGCTGGGTTTGCTGGGGCGGGTCGCGGCGGAGCCTCAGCGCTGGCAGCAGTTGGAGGCGGCCTTGGCCCTTCCCTGGCAGGAGTGTTCCTGATGAAGCTGCTTGCTACCTATCGCAATGCCGGCTATGAGGCCCTCGCCGATGGGGTGATGGCCTTTTATGAGCGGCGCGTTGACCTGCGACGGCCCGGGGTGGCCTTTGGCCCTGGCGGCAAAACTGAGTCCGCCAAAATTTCCACCGATATCAGCTTGGTGGCCATCGACCGCTCCGATCCTGAGGCCTTTGCCCTGGCGGAGGTGATCCTGCGCGGCGTAACGGCTGGGCTGGAGCGCTACCTGCAGGAGCGGGCCCTCTTTCGCCAGTGCTGCCCGGAGCAGGAATTGTTTGTAAATCCGATCTTCAACCTGCAGCGCTACTCCCCTGGTGAGGGTTTCAAGCGCTGGCATTGCGACTGGACAATCAGCGACGAGGCCACCGAGCCGGTACATCGCGTGCTGGCCTGGATTCTCTATTGCAACGACGTGCCCAAGGGGGGCACGGAGTTTCATTGGCAGGATCACCACGAGCCGGCTGAGAGGGGCAAGCTAGTGATTTTTCCGGCTGGCCCCTCCCACATCCACCGGGGCAGGGTGAGCGAGGAGCACAGCAAAACTATCGCTACCGGCTGGATCAATGCCGGCAGCTATCAGAACTACCTGGGCCGGCTCGCTCAGGCATGATCGGCAAGCTCCCAGGTTTTGACGGCCCAGGCCAACTCACCCACATCCCAGCCGAGGTTGTCGAAGTTGCGCAGGGCCAAGGCGTCGTCGCTGGCTAGCAGCAGCTGGGCAAAGCCTTTTACCAGGGCAGCGGCTTCGATGTTGAGGCCAGCCTGGGCGGCAACTTCGGCCAGGCCGGCGGCCGTTGTGACACCGCGCAGCTGGCGTTGCAGGTCTTCGTTGCTAAGAACTGCTTCTAGGAAGGTTTCAACCATGGTGTTGTGAGGCATTTTAAAGAATTTAAGGGCCAAGGTGCTGGACGAGCTCAGGCTTGTGTTCTGCAATGCCTCTGGAGGGATGGGAGGGCTGTAATTATCATGTAAATGGAATAAACCTTGAAGCCTGAACTGCGCCAAACTAAAAGGTTGCCCATGATTAGGTTTTCAGCTGCCAGACTCAGGCGTCTGCGAAAGTTGCGTGGCGTCTTTGTGCAGGTCCTAGTGCTTTGTTGCGTCAAAGTTGGGGTTCATTTTTTCGGCCTTGAGCGCTTAAGTGTTAATCAGCTGTTTTCGGCTATGGTCGCCTCGACCATATTTTTATTGGGCTTCCTGCTGAATGGTGTGCTCACCGATTTTAAGGAAAGCGAGAAAATACCTGCCGAGCTGGCAACCTCTCTTCAGACGCTGAATCTCGAGATCCAGGCGATTCAGATCTATCACCCTGAGGCCCAGGTTGCTAATGCCCTCACCGCGGTAACTGGTCTTGGCCAGTCCTTGCTGGATTGGTTGAAGGAGCGGATCAGTACTGAGCAAATGCTGGCACGCCACACTCAAGCCCATGCAGAGGTGGTGGGTGCTGCGGTGCAGTTCAAGGGTGATGCATCTACGTTGAGGGGAAGGCTTATGCAGGATTTAGCGGTAATACTTGCCAAGATTAATCGGGTGCAGACCATACGCGACACCACGTTTGTGCCGCTTGTTTACTGGATGGCGGACATAGCCGCAGTGCTCCTTTTCGCGGGCTTGGTGATGGCGAGGGCCGAGAATCTCCCCGAGTCTGTATTTTTTCTTGCAGTAATTTCCTTTATTGTAATTTTATTGTTGCGATTGATTGACGATATTGATAATCCTTTTGGCCTGTCTGACATAAATTCGGCAGAGGACGTTTCGATCGAATTGTTGGAAAAGGCAGTTGATCGCCTTAGGGCTGCTGATAAGTGAATGTATTGCTTTGATGGCGCTCGGGTGGCCCCGAGGGTGCCATGGATGGCACGTGCTGCCCCATCATCCCGCTGCGGTGGCTCTTTGCGAGCATGGCCCCCCAGCCCCAGCTACGCCGTGACCGAAGCCCTGACCAAGACCTACGACCCGGCGGGCACGGAAAGCCGCTGGCAGCACGCCTGGGAGAGCAGCGGCGCCTTCCATCCGGATCCCGCTGCGCCCGGCGAGCCCTTCAGCGTGGTGATTCCGCCGCCGAACGTGACCGGCAGCCTGCACATGGGCCACGCCTTCAACACGGCCCTGATCGACACGATCGTGCGCTTCCAGCGACTGCGCGGCAAAAACGTGCTCTGCCTGCCCGGCACCGACCACGCCTCGATCGCTGTGCAGACGATCCTTGAAAAGCAGCTCAAAGCCCAAGGCAAACGCAAAGAAGACCTTGGCCGCGAAGCCTTTCTGGAGCAGGCCTGGGACTGGAAAGCCGAGAGCGGCGGCA
Encoded here:
- a CDS encoding lysophospholipid acyltransferase family protein translates to MAQVPIRRKLRWQLEALGVRLLLLALRGRSHRTMGRGIGQAHRLARPWLGRRHTTAIANLRRVYGEQLSQGQREAIAEQSINSFFLSCLESIIQPVDASLISAEGEGLEELLRLHRQGQGVIVGSLHLGCWDLGLRWLSEQLDTPSVVYRPARNPYSDVLLNRARQANSFCHWIPQTDARSMLRCLHRGGSLVVMTDLYSRSSEVQVDFLGLSTNFVKGPAALAQKSGCPLFPVAQVREDNGRFRLIFGAPLWPGQGAAALSDQLAAVARWHEPLIQAYPEQYYWINRRWRTGDGSGERLRPIGPPGR
- a CDS encoding Nif11 family protein, translating into MVETFLEAVLSNEDLQRQLRGVTTAAGLAEVAAQAGLNIEAAALVKGFAQLLLASDDALALRNFDNLGWDVGELAWAVKTWELADHA
- a CDS encoding 2OG-Fe(II) oxygenase; translated protein: MKLLATYRNAGYEALADGVMAFYERRVDLRRPGVAFGPGGKTESAKISTDISLVAIDRSDPEAFALAEVILRGVTAGLERYLQERALFRQCCPEQELFVNPIFNLQRYSPGEGFKRWHCDWTISDEATEPVHRVLAWILYCNDVPKGGTEFHWQDHHEPAERGKLVIFPAGPSHIHRGRVSEEHSKTIATGWINAGSYQNYLGRLAQA
- a CDS encoding DUF2227 family putative metal-binding protein; this translates as MASGRSHDRATWLLSLPFGLLWWPWLGLAGVSVAGLSFLLGGLLLSPDLDTRSNPTRRWGPLRLLWWPYRNLLRHRSLLSHSPLLGTSGRLAYLAALLLLSCLLLQPLGGPPPQQLLSTAQALWQGQRPLLLAALVGLEASSWLHLIQDGDPMPRLPRLLRRHRR
- a CDS encoding protein phosphatase, with product MTGMNAINLQATLFDFAIGELVRQHRESFQPLWSAESWAKLLIWLALNCGCSGERESLEAYAEALGPGLTGRMRRIFFERELEDLELRVLADPAEPQVLVLPLGPAAPLDHGRVAAALERLGLLGRVAAEPQRWQQLEAALALPWQECS